Proteins from a single region of Chryseobacterium sp. T16E-39:
- a CDS encoding M13 family metallopeptidase has protein sequence MKKLTLSLFLLAGICSQNMVSAQAKTTKTVMSTTDKGLDLSLMDKSVRPQDDFYNYVSGTWMKTAKIPSDKPTWGSFNKLADDTDNNSMTILNSLLKDKFADGSEGKKIQDLYATYMNLQKRNADGIKPIQANIAKIDAIKNLSDLQTYLISVTKEGENTLYGWGVDADLKDSKMNAIYLGNASLGLGRDYYQKVNDKNTEAIAEYQKYVASMLKELGYKNADEAAKGIVDYEKSIAKTYLTNEQSRDNTLQYNPKTMAELSALVKNVDLVAYLKKVGVDSDKVIIGELGYYKNFDQLVSTNNLPVIKDYLKFHLINGSAAYLSENLGNMRFAFYGKYLRGQQEQRALNKRGYELINGSLGEAFGKLYVEKYFPAEAKAQMVELINYLKKSFVVHINNLAWMSSTTKEKALNKLNKFTVKVAYPDKWKDYSKLTITPESKGGTLYQNLQNVAEWQYNKDLAKIGKPVDKTEWGMTPQTVNAYYNPVNNEIVFPAAILQPPFFNPQADAAVNFGGIGAVIGHEMSHGFDDSGAQFDADGNLVDWWTPEDKTNFEKATKALAAQYDKYEPVKGTFVNGTFTNGENIADLGGVNIAYDALQMYLKDKGNPGVISGFTQDQRFFLSWATVWRTLSSEKYMTNQVKTDPHSPGYFRSFGPLINVDAFYKAFDVKQGDKLYKAPQDRIKIW, from the coding sequence ATGAAAAAACTAACGCTTTCTTTGTTTCTATTAGCGGGAATTTGCTCACAAAATATGGTGAGTGCTCAGGCTAAAACAACTAAAACAGTAATGAGTACAACAGATAAAGGTTTAGACCTTAGCTTGATGGACAAATCTGTACGTCCACAGGATGATTTTTATAACTACGTGAGTGGAACGTGGATGAAAACAGCCAAAATTCCTTCTGATAAACCAACTTGGGGAAGCTTCAATAAATTGGCAGATGATACAGATAATAATTCAATGACAATTTTAAACTCTCTTCTGAAAGATAAATTTGCTGACGGAAGTGAAGGGAAAAAAATTCAGGATCTGTATGCTACCTACATGAATTTGCAGAAGAGAAATGCAGATGGTATTAAGCCTATTCAGGCTAACATAGCTAAAATTGATGCGATTAAAAATCTTTCTGATTTGCAGACTTATCTGATCTCTGTAACAAAAGAAGGGGAGAACACTTTATACGGATGGGGTGTAGATGCCGATCTTAAAGATTCTAAAATGAATGCAATCTACCTTGGAAATGCATCTTTAGGTCTTGGAAGAGATTATTATCAGAAAGTAAATGATAAAAACACTGAAGCGATTGCTGAATATCAAAAGTATGTGGCTTCAATGTTAAAAGAATTAGGATATAAAAATGCGGATGAAGCTGCAAAAGGGATTGTTGATTATGAAAAAAGCATTGCTAAGACCTATTTAACAAACGAGCAAAGCCGTGATAATACACTTCAGTATAACCCTAAAACTATGGCTGAACTTTCTGCCCTGGTAAAAAATGTTGATCTTGTTGCTTATCTGAAAAAGGTAGGTGTGGATTCAGATAAAGTGATCATTGGGGAATTAGGATACTACAAAAACTTTGACCAGTTGGTAAGTACTAACAACCTTCCTGTAATCAAAGATTATCTGAAATTCCATTTGATCAATGGCAGTGCTGCTTATTTAAGTGAGAACCTTGGAAATATGAGATTTGCTTTCTATGGTAAATATCTAAGAGGTCAGCAGGAACAAAGAGCATTGAACAAAAGAGGATATGAGTTGATCAACGGTTCTTTAGGTGAAGCTTTTGGTAAATTATATGTTGAAAAATATTTCCCGGCTGAAGCTAAAGCTCAGATGGTGGAATTGATTAATTATTTAAAGAAAAGTTTTGTTGTACACATCAACAACTTAGCATGGATGTCTTCTACAACAAAAGAAAAGGCATTGAACAAGCTTAATAAATTTACAGTAAAAGTTGCTTACCCGGATAAATGGAAAGATTATTCTAAATTGACGATCACTCCGGAATCTAAAGGAGGAACTTTGTATCAAAACCTTCAGAATGTTGCTGAATGGCAATACAACAAAGATTTAGCTAAAATTGGAAAACCGGTAGACAAAACAGAATGGGGAATGACTCCACAAACTGTAAATGCTTATTATAACCCGGTAAATAATGAGATTGTATTCCCAGCTGCTATTCTTCAACCGCCATTCTTCAATCCACAGGCAGATGCTGCTGTAAACTTTGGTGGAATTGGAGCAGTAATTGGTCATGAAATGAGCCATGGATTTGATGATTCAGGAGCACAATTTGACGCTGATGGTAACCTTGTTGACTGGTGGACTCCGGAAGATAAAACCAACTTTGAGAAAGCTACAAAAGCTTTAGCCGCTCAATATGACAAATATGAGCCAGTAAAAGGAACTTTCGTAAACGGAACATTCACAAACGGTGAAAATATTGCTGACTTAGGTGGGGTAAATATTGCTTATGATGCATTACAAATGTATCTGAAAGATAAAGGAAACCCTGGAGTAATCAGTGGATTTACACAAGATCAGAGATTCTTCTTAAGCTGGGCGACAGTTTGGAGAACATTGTCAAGTGAGAAATACATGACCAACCAGGTTAAAACAGACCCACACTCTCCTGGATATTTCAGAAGTTTTGGTCCGCTAATCAATGTTGATGCATTCTATAAAGCATTCGACGTAAAACAAGGAGATAAATTATACAAAGCTCCTCAGGACAGAATCAAAATCTGGTAA
- a CDS encoding M13 family metallopeptidase yields the protein MKKLNIGILAFSGIVFLNSCGTTKTAEKTTKTETTVAAVQPVKEEMKEEGINLSYMDKSIRPQDDFFNYVNGNWVKTTQIPSDKASWGSFNALRENVDDASLDILNKILSEKYSDGSEGQKIQNLYASFMDTSKRNADGLAPIKGDLAKIDAIKNLNDLQKYLLEATRLGDNSFYGWRVSADMKNSKMNAVYLGGPDLGLGRDYYQKVNDANTKTLAEYTTYVGKLFGVLGYKNSTQSAENVVAFEKQLANYLLTLEQNRDANLRYNPKNVSELSGLVKNINLAKYLADAGVKTDKVIVGELKYYQNMDQFLTQKNLPLLKDYLKYHLINGNASNLDEGLEQIRFDFYSKYLQGQKEQRPMNKRGLGLVNGVLGEAFGKLYVEKYFTPEAKQQMETYIDYILKSFKTHINDMDWMSPETKVKAQEKLSKFTVKIAYPDKWKDYTALKVDAPSQGATLYSNLQNVSAWQYQRSLEKVGKPVDKTEWGMTPQTVNAYYSGSNNEIVFPAAILQPPFYNPKADAAVNFGGIGAVIGHEISHGFDDSGSRFDGDGNLNNWWTDTDRKNFDAKVGQLAAQYNGYEPVKGSFVNGKFTSGENIGDLGGVAVAYDALQMYLKDHGNPGLISGFNQDQRFFMSWATVWRTKSTDQYMVNQVKTDPHSPGYFRAFGPLVNQDAFIKAFDIKPGDKLYKAPQDRIKIW from the coding sequence ATGAAAAAGCTAAATATTGGTATACTTGCCTTCTCGGGTATAGTATTTTTAAATTCATGCGGTACGACTAAAACTGCCGAAAAAACAACTAAGACAGAAACTACGGTTGCTGCTGTACAACCAGTAAAAGAAGAGATGAAAGAAGAAGGAATTAATTTATCATACATGGATAAAAGCATCCGTCCACAAGATGACTTTTTCAATTATGTGAATGGAAACTGGGTGAAAACTACTCAGATCCCTTCTGATAAAGCAAGTTGGGGATCTTTTAATGCATTGAGAGAAAATGTAGATGATGCTTCTTTGGATATTTTAAATAAAATTTTATCCGAAAAATATTCCGATGGATCTGAAGGACAAAAAATTCAGAATTTATACGCATCTTTTATGGACACCAGTAAAAGAAATGCTGACGGTCTTGCTCCTATAAAAGGAGATCTTGCTAAAATTGATGCCATTAAAAACCTTAATGATTTACAGAAGTATCTTTTAGAAGCTACAAGATTAGGCGATAATTCTTTCTACGGATGGAGAGTAAGTGCAGATATGAAGAATTCTAAAATGAATGCAGTATATCTTGGCGGACCAGACCTTGGGTTGGGAAGAGATTATTATCAAAAAGTAAATGATGCCAATACAAAGACATTAGCTGAATATACAACGTATGTTGGTAAGCTGTTTGGGGTATTGGGGTACAAAAATTCTACCCAGTCTGCTGAAAATGTTGTTGCTTTTGAAAAACAATTGGCTAATTATCTTTTAACTCTTGAGCAGAACAGAGATGCTAATTTAAGATACAACCCTAAAAATGTATCTGAGTTATCAGGTTTGGTGAAAAATATCAACCTTGCCAAATATTTAGCAGATGCAGGGGTAAAAACAGATAAAGTAATTGTCGGTGAGTTGAAATACTACCAGAATATGGATCAATTCCTGACACAAAAGAATTTACCTTTATTAAAAGATTATTTGAAATATCACCTGATTAATGGAAATGCCAGTAACCTTGATGAAGGGTTAGAACAAATCCGTTTTGATTTTTATTCAAAATATCTTCAGGGCCAAAAAGAACAGCGTCCAATGAATAAAAGAGGCTTAGGTCTTGTAAATGGAGTTCTGGGTGAGGCTTTTGGAAAATTGTACGTAGAGAAATATTTTACTCCTGAAGCAAAACAGCAGATGGAAACCTACATCGATTATATTTTAAAGTCATTTAAAACCCATATTAATGATATGGATTGGATGTCGCCTGAAACAAAGGTAAAAGCTCAGGAGAAATTGTCAAAATTCACGGTGAAAATTGCTTATCCGGATAAATGGAAAGACTATACGGCGCTGAAAGTAGACGCTCCAAGTCAAGGTGCAACCCTTTATTCAAACCTGCAGAATGTTTCAGCATGGCAATATCAGAGAAGTTTAGAGAAAGTTGGAAAACCGGTTGATAAAACAGAATGGGGAATGACTCCACAAACGGTAAACGCTTATTATAGCGGTTCTAATAATGAGATCGTTTTCCCTGCTGCTATTCTTCAGCCACCTTTCTACAACCCTAAAGCAGATGCGGCTGTGAATTTTGGTGGAATCGGTGCAGTTATCGGCCATGAAATTTCTCACGGTTTTGATGATAGCGGATCCCGTTTCGATGGTGATGGAAACCTGAATAACTGGTGGACAGATACAGACCGTAAGAACTTCGATGCAAAAGTAGGACAATTGGCGGCACAGTATAATGGATATGAGCCGGTAAAAGGAAGCTTTGTAAATGGCAAATTTACAAGTGGTGAAAATATTGGGGATCTTGGCGGAGTAGCTGTAGCATATGACGCATTACAAATGTACCTTAAAGACCACGGGAATCCGGGATTGATCAGTGGATTTAATCAGGATCAAAGATTCTTTATGAGCTGGGCTACGGTATGGAGAACAAAATCTACAGACCAGTATATGGTGAATCAGGTGAAAACGGACCCTCACTCTCCGGGATATTTCAGAGCATTTGGACCATTGGTAAACCAGGATGCTTTTATTAAAGCATTTGATATAAAACCTGGAGATAAGCTGTACAAAGCCCCTCAGGACAGAATAAAAATTTGGTAA